The following coding sequences lie in one Sesamum indicum cultivar Zhongzhi No. 13 linkage group LG9, S_indicum_v1.0, whole genome shotgun sequence genomic window:
- the LOC105169956 gene encoding RING-H2 finger protein ATL57 produces MNPTSIPISRRLLQSADLNNFDAAPGTSLSAAIDPVFQPSNATTAPRPFNPNLPFGSSMVLTLLVLLTALFFLAFFSVYIRRLSSSASEDTGTPSSASRNRTPPPNQKGGLDSSAVNSLPLVAYGKAAKHPMIDDCTICLSELRERETVKLIPYCGHVFHPGCIDTWLSTHVTCPLCRSAELFERVEEEVCLDVTHDKNGRDMGERWRVEDGDAWRDERSGEVRRTCSGSSLVHKEAVLLQRSTSL; encoded by the coding sequence ATGAATCCCACCTCAATTCCAATCTCCAGAAGACTCCTCCAATCAGCAGACCTCAACAACTTCGACGCCGCTCCCGGAACCTCCCTCTCCGCCGCCATCGACCCCGTCTTCCAGCCCTCAAACGCCACCACCGCCCCCCGCCCCTTCAACCCCAACCTACCCTTCGGCTCCTCCATGGTCCTGACACTCCTCGTCCTCCTTACCGCCCTCTTCTTCCTAGCCTTCTTCTCTGTCTACATCCGCCGCTTATCTTCATCAGCCTCGGAGGACACAGGGACTCCCTCATCCGCCTCCCGCAACCGTACTCCACCACCCAACCAGAAAGGCGGCCTCGACAGTTCCGCCGTGAACTCTCTCCCCCTGGTGGCCTACGGCAAGGCGGCGAAGCACCCGATGATCGACGACTGCACAATCTGCTTGAGCGAGttgagggagagagagacgGTGAAGCTGATCCCTTATTGCGGTCACGTGTTCCATCCTGGCTGCATTGATACGTGGCTGTCGACGCACGTGACCTGCCCGCTGTGTCGGTCAGCCGAGCTGTTCGAGAGAGTTGAGGAGGAGGTTTGTTTGGATGTGACGCATGATAAGAATGGGAGGGATATGGGTGAGAGATGGAGGGTGGAGGATGGAGACGCGTGGAGGGACGAGAGGTCGGGGGAAGTGAGGAGGACGTGCAGTGGCTCTAGCCTGGTTCATAAGGAGGCGGTGTTGTTGCAGAGAAGCACAAGTCTCTGA